In Paludibaculum fermentans, the genomic stretch GAGGCCCAATGGCTATCTTTGGCCGGTTGCCCGTCGACCAGGAGGAAATAGGCGTGGTATTCCAATTGGCGGTTCGAGGTAATGGTGGGGTCCAGGACCCGCAGTGACCCGGCGGCGGAGTTGCGCGGATTGGCGTAAAGGGGCAATTCCTGGGCGGCGCGCTCCTTGTTCAGTTTCTCGAACGAGGCCTTCGGCATGATGACTTCGCCGCGCACTTCGAACTTGGGCCATTCGGCTTCGACGCGCAGGGGCAGGGAACGGATGGTGCGGGCGTTCTCCGTCACGTCTTCGCCCACGGTGCCGTCGCCGCGGGTGATGGCCTGGGTCAAGATGCCGTTCTCGTAGTGGACTGCCATGGACAGGCCGTCGAGCTTGAGCTCGGCCGCGTACTGATACTCCTGGCCGGCGAGCAGCTCGCGGACGCGGCTGTCGAACGCCTGCAACTCCTCTGGATTCAAGGCGTTGTCCAGGCTGAGCATGGGCGCGCTGTGGCGCACTTTGACGAAGCCCTCGCGCACGGCGCCGCCCACCCGGCGGGTGGGGGAATCGGGCGGCACGGGGATGTCCTTGTGCTCCTGCTCCAGGGCCTGGAGCTGGCGCATCAGCCCGTCGTATTGGGCGTCGGAGATCTCCGGAGCGTCCAGCACGTAGTACAGGTATTCGTGCCGCCTCAACTGGGCGCGCAAGTCATCCATCTGTTGCCGGGCAGTCACTATCTATAATCGTAACTACGTGTCCGATCCCAACGCATCTCGAACCTTGGCCTCTTTGGTCTACAATCCCGTCGCCGGAAAGCTTTTTCGCCGTCCCCAGATGATCGCCGAGGCCCAGCGCCTGCTGGAACCGCATGTCGGAACCATCCGGCTGTGTCCCACGACCGGGCCGGATACCGCGGGCCCGATCGCCCGGAAAGCGATCGATGAGGGCTCGAACCTCGTGTTTGTCGCGGGGGGCGACGGAACGATCAATGAAGTGATCGCCGGAATGGCGGGTTTGCAGGTGCCGCTGGGGATCCTGCCGGCCGGGACGGCCAACGTCCTGGGCATGGAGACAGGGATCGGCGGGAACCTGGTGCGGGCCGCGACCAGATTCCAGGACTTGGAGCCGGCGACGATCTCGTTGGGGCGGATGACGGCTCCGGGGAAGCCGGCGCGGTATTTCGCCTGCATGGCGGGTGTCGGGCTGGATGCGCGGATTGTGCGGATGGTGAGTCCGGAGTTCAAGCGGCGCTGGGGCAAGCTGAGCTATTGGGAGGGCGGCTTCGCCCAGGTGGGCAAAAAGCTGCCGGAGTTCGATGTGGTGATGGATGGGAAGCGGTCGCGCTGCAGTTTTGCGCTGGTCAGCCGGGTGCGGAACTACGGCGGCGATCTGGAGATCGCACGGCATGCCAACCTGCTCAGCGATCAGTTCGCCGTGGTGTTGTTCGAGGGGCCGAGTTCATTCCGCTACCTGAAGTACTTCAGCGGAGTACTGTTCAACAGCCTGAAGGGGATGAAGGGCGTAACCGTGGCCCATGCCCGCAGCCTGCAACTGGAAGCGAACGGGTCGACGCCGATCGACGTTCAGGTGGATGGCGAGTATGCGGGGGTGGCTCCGGTGAGTTTGGATATCGCTCCGGAGCGGGTCCGGCTGCTGCTGCCGCGCGGCTTTATCCAGAAGATGTCTTCCGGCCGTTAGCCGTGGGCCAGCGGTAGCCGTACGGTGAACGTGCTGCCCACCCCGGGCTTGCTTTCCAGTTCGATGGAGCCGCCATGGGCGTCGACGATCGCCTTGCAGATGGCGAGGCCGAGGCCGGTGCGTCCTTCGGCGCGGGCCCTGGACTTGTCGGCGCGGTAGAAGCGCTCGAAGATGTGCGGCTGGTCTTCCGCGGCGATGCCGCTGCCGGAGTCCGAGACGCGCAGGATGCCCCATTCGCCTTCCGTGCGGGCGGCCACGTTGACGGCGCCGGACTCGCGGTTGTAGTGGATGGCGTTCGAAAGCAGGTTCGTCACCACCTGGCCTATGTGTTCGGCGTCGCCGGCGCATTCGGCCAGGGCGAGGTCGGTTTGAATGAGTACCTTGCGCTGCTCGGCGAGGGGCTGGATGAGTTCCGCGCTCTCGCGGGCCACACGCCCCAGGTCGAAGCGTTCACGCCGCATGGGTTCCTCTCCGGCGTCGATCCGGGCGAGTTCCAGTAGCGACTCAGTCAGGCGGCGCATGCGCTGGGCGGCGCGTTGGCAGGCCTGGAGCGTCTCTTTGTACTCGGCCGAGCCGCGCTCGCGGGCGAGGCAGGTCTGTGTCTGGGTGAGGATCACGGTGACCGGGGTCCGGAGTTCGTGGGAGGCATCGGCGGTAAAGCGCGCCTGTTGCGTGAACGAGGCTTCCAGGCGGGCGAAGGTGGCATTCAGCACTCCGGCGAGGCGCCCGAGTTCACTTTCCGTGTCGGCGACGTCGATGCGTTGGGAGAGGTCGCCGGCGGAGATGCGCTGCGCGGTCGCGCTGATGTCTTCAATGGGCCGGATGGCGCGGGCCGCCACCCAGCCGCCGCCGGCGAGGCCCAGCAGGAAGATGCCGGCGCCCGCGGCCAGGAGCAGGAGGGCGAGGCGCTGCATGGCCGCCTGATCGTCGGCTATGGAACGGCCGGCCACGACCACGAAGCCGCGCGGCAGGGGAATGGAGATCTCCCTGAATTGCCCACGAGTCCGGGCCAGGACGGGTCCTCGCGGGCCAGGGCGGAAGCCTCGCTGGCCGGGTCCGACTTCCGGTGGAGCCTGCGCCAAGGCCTCCTTCGGCTCCGGCACCTCCGGCGGTGCGCCGGGCGAGCGGGCGATCGCGCCCT encodes the following:
- a CDS encoding diacylglycerol/lipid kinase family protein; the encoded protein is MASLVYNPVAGKLFRRPQMIAEAQRLLEPHVGTIRLCPTTGPDTAGPIARKAIDEGSNLVFVAGGDGTINEVIAGMAGLQVPLGILPAGTANVLGMETGIGGNLVRAATRFQDLEPATISLGRMTAPGKPARYFACMAGVGLDARIVRMVSPEFKRRWGKLSYWEGGFAQVGKKLPEFDVVMDGKRSRCSFALVSRVRNYGGDLEIARHANLLSDQFAVVLFEGPSSFRYLKYFSGVLFNSLKGMKGVTVAHARSLQLEANGSTPIDVQVDGEYAGVAPVSLDIAPERVRLLLPRGFIQKMSSGR
- a CDS encoding sensor histidine kinase, translating into MIFNSIRWRLQAWHGVILAAVLTGFGVAAYKVAHDNQMRSIDQDLGQQLDGLFRPRPPEARPPDDRPPRGDRGRPFPFESSEFETNLRQAVSEFGAAGGPYLVLWRMNQGAIARSPGAPPEVPEPKEALAQAPPEVGPGQRGFRPGPRGPVLARTRGQFREISIPLPRGFVVVAGRSIADDQAAMQRLALLLLAAGAGIFLLGLAGGGWVAARAIRPIEDISATAQRISAGDLSQRIDVADTESELGRLAGVLNATFARLEASFTQQARFTADASHELRTPVTVILTQTQTCLARERGSAEYKETLQACQRAAQRMRRLTESLLELARIDAGEEPMRRERFDLGRVARESAELIQPLAEQRKVLIQTDLALAECAGDAEHIGQVVTNLLSNAIHYNRESGAVNVAARTEGEWGILRVSDSGSGIAAEDQPHIFERFYRADKSRARAEGRTGLGLAICKAIVDAHGGSIELESKPGVGSTFTVRLPLAHG